The proteins below are encoded in one region of Aquisphaera giovannonii:
- a CDS encoding metallophosphoesterase family protein — translation MKRRRADFRPRSDPAGRWITHSRPRTIAIGDIHGCSRALEALIGAIAPTPEDLVVVLGDYIDRGPDSRGVIEMLIDLGRRCRLVHLMGNHEEMLLDVRAGRLPLRWWTMMGGDATLRSYGAGSDVGRIPTDHVRFIEESVDHFETDTHVFLHANYDPYLPLQAQPSSISRWKSLSETVPLPLPWNKPVIVGHTAQRAGEILDLGHIKCIDTACCAGTWLTAMDIDTSELWQAGVEGRLRRGEG, via the coding sequence ATGAAGCGCAGACGGGCCGACTTTCGCCCCCGATCCGATCCGGCGGGGAGGTGGATCACGCACTCGCGACCTCGGACCATCGCGATCGGCGACATCCACGGCTGCTCACGGGCCCTGGAGGCCCTGATCGGTGCGATCGCCCCGACGCCCGAGGATCTGGTCGTGGTGCTCGGGGATTACATCGACAGGGGCCCGGACAGCCGCGGCGTCATCGAGATGCTCATCGACCTGGGCCGCCGCTGCCGCCTGGTGCACTTGATGGGCAATCACGAGGAGATGCTGCTCGATGTGCGCGCGGGGCGGCTCCCGCTCAGGTGGTGGACCATGATGGGGGGCGACGCGACCCTCAGGTCTTACGGCGCCGGATCGGACGTCGGCCGGATCCCCACGGACCATGTCCGGTTCATCGAGGAGAGCGTGGACCACTTCGAGACGGACACGCACGTCTTCCTCCACGCGAACTATGACCCCTACCTGCCGCTCCAGGCGCAGCCGTCCTCGATATCGCGCTGGAAGTCGCTGAGCGAGACGGTCCCCCTGCCTCTCCCCTGGAACAAGCCGGTCATCGTCGGCCACACCGCCCAGCGGGCGGGGGAGATCCTGGACCTGGGGCACATCAAGTGCATCGACACCGCCTGCTGCGCCGGCACATGGCTGACCGCGATGGACATCGACACCTCGGAGCTCTGGCAGGCCGGCGTGGAGGGGCGGCTGCGTCGGGGCGAGGGGTGA
- a CDS encoding PQQ-dependent sugar dehydrogenase, whose protein sequence is MRSNPPAVIRRLSVVAALVIAAASAAPPAVDEGRAPAARGGRAAWTTSCVVGSPDPPPPFKVVRAFPSLKFDHPLLLARVPGSDRMVVGEQAGRLYSFANRPDAKAEVFLDLPGEIRTVGRLAGAKEVEAVYGLAFHPDFERNRQCFVCYTLRGADPARPNLPDGTRVSRFRVAVTDPPRVDPASEEVVISFLQGGHNGGDIHFGPDGMLYVSTGDAANPSPPDVFNTGQDVSDLLSSILRIDVDRRDEGKAYAVPRDNPFVATKGARPEVWAYGFRNPWRMSFDRETGDLFVGDVGWELWEMIHRVRKGGNYGWSAMEGPQPVRSDQVGPTPVLPPLIELPHAIACSVTGGRVYRGRKLPELAGAYVFGDWETRRLWAARFEGDRVKEMPELARPSVRIVAFGEDREGELYFLDHDDGTLHTLERNDAGARNADFPTRLSQTGLFDSVGGQRPAPGVIPFAVNSRQWLDGATEEHWAAFPGGSSATLHANGKPVPGLVGWHEFRMHFPKGAVLMRTLSLAGRRVETQLLHFDGGDWRAYTFAWRDDQSDADLVPAGGAEREVLDGGGGRRRVWQFQGRTQCLTCHSNQSEYALAFLPEQLNRVGPDGRDQLVALTEAGYVRRAGDDGATLPPFDAATAAREPRLADPGDEGRPLEARARSYLHANCGHCHSDGGGGSVPLRLKFPTPVAEMRAVDARPTRGDFGLPDARIIRPGDPYASTLYFRMAKFGRDRMPHVGSELPDEAGLDLIARWIAGIGGGGPRAEVDAAGRSPTDPRSAQVLARKLGRGELDAAGRGELLASAAKLPHGPIRDLFEGYLPSDGRKRLGPNPRPRAILDVAGDPGRGEALFWSQAVRCGTCHRVGTRGTAVGPDLSAIGKARPREDLLQSLLEPSRRIEPQYAAYAVATHDGRSLAGLLVRRDEAGVVLRDPQGKDVAIAAADIDEMRPSRSSLMPDGQLADLTAQEAADLLAYLASLR, encoded by the coding sequence ATGCGGTCAAACCCCCCGGCCGTGATACGCCGGCTCTCGGTCGTCGCGGCGCTGGTGATCGCGGCCGCATCGGCGGCCCCGCCGGCGGTGGACGAGGGGCGTGCGCCGGCCGCCCGGGGGGGGCGGGCGGCCTGGACGACGTCCTGCGTGGTCGGCTCGCCCGATCCGCCGCCGCCGTTCAAGGTGGTCCGGGCCTTCCCGAGCCTGAAGTTCGACCATCCCCTGCTCCTCGCCCGCGTCCCCGGGAGCGACCGCATGGTCGTCGGGGAGCAGGCGGGGCGGCTGTACTCCTTCGCGAACCGGCCGGACGCGAAGGCCGAGGTCTTCCTGGACCTGCCCGGCGAGATCCGGACGGTGGGCCGGCTCGCCGGCGCGAAGGAGGTGGAGGCGGTGTATGGGCTGGCCTTCCATCCGGACTTCGAGCGGAACCGCCAGTGCTTCGTCTGCTACACCTTGCGGGGGGCCGACCCGGCCCGTCCGAACCTGCCGGACGGCACGCGGGTCTCGCGGTTCCGGGTGGCCGTAACGGACCCGCCGCGGGTCGATCCCGCGAGCGAGGAGGTCGTGATCTCCTTCCTGCAAGGGGGGCACAACGGCGGCGACATCCACTTCGGCCCCGACGGCATGCTCTACGTCTCCACGGGCGACGCGGCCAACCCGAGCCCCCCCGACGTGTTCAACACGGGCCAGGACGTATCCGACCTGCTCTCCTCCATCCTGCGGATCGACGTGGATCGGAGGGATGAGGGGAAGGCCTACGCCGTACCCCGGGACAACCCGTTCGTCGCGACGAAGGGGGCCCGTCCGGAGGTCTGGGCGTACGGCTTCCGCAACCCCTGGCGGATGAGCTTCGACCGCGAGACCGGCGACCTGTTCGTCGGCGACGTCGGCTGGGAGCTGTGGGAGATGATCCATCGGGTGCGGAAGGGGGGCAACTACGGCTGGTCGGCCATGGAAGGGCCGCAGCCCGTCCGCTCGGACCAGGTCGGGCCGACGCCGGTCCTCCCGCCCCTGATCGAGCTGCCGCACGCGATCGCCTGCAGCGTCACCGGCGGGCGGGTCTACCGGGGCAGGAAGCTCCCGGAGCTGGCCGGGGCGTACGTGTTCGGCGACTGGGAGACGCGGCGATTGTGGGCCGCCCGCTTCGAAGGGGACCGCGTCAAGGAGATGCCGGAGCTCGCGCGCCCGTCGGTCCGGATCGTCGCCTTCGGCGAGGATCGCGAGGGGGAGCTGTACTTCCTGGACCACGACGACGGCACGCTGCACACACTGGAGCGGAACGACGCCGGCGCCCGGAACGCGGACTTCCCGACGAGGCTCTCGCAGACCGGGCTCTTCGACTCGGTCGGGGGCCAGAGGCCGGCGCCCGGGGTCATCCCCTTCGCGGTGAACAGCCGGCAGTGGCTGGACGGGGCGACCGAGGAGCACTGGGCCGCCTTCCCGGGGGGCTCGTCGGCCACCCTCCACGCCAACGGGAAGCCGGTCCCCGGCCTGGTCGGCTGGCATGAGTTCCGCATGCACTTCCCGAAGGGCGCGGTGCTGATGCGCACCCTCTCGCTGGCGGGCCGGCGGGTGGAGACGCAGCTGCTCCACTTCGACGGCGGCGACTGGCGGGCCTACACGTTCGCCTGGCGGGACGACCAGTCCGACGCCGACCTGGTCCCCGCCGGGGGGGCCGAGAGGGAGGTCCTTGATGGGGGCGGGGGCCGGCGGCGCGTCTGGCAGTTCCAGGGCCGCACGCAGTGCCTGACGTGTCATAGCAACCAGTCGGAATATGCGCTCGCCTTCCTCCCCGAGCAGTTGAACCGCGTCGGGCCCGACGGGCGGGACCAGCTCGTCGCGCTGACGGAGGCGGGATACGTCCGCCGAGCCGGCGACGACGGGGCGACCCTGCCGCCGTTCGACGCCGCGACCGCGGCGCGCGAGCCGCGGCTCGCGGACCCGGGCGACGAGGGCCGGCCGCTGGAGGCACGCGCCCGCTCCTACCTCCACGCCAACTGCGGCCATTGCCACTCGGACGGCGGCGGGGGATCGGTCCCCCTTCGCCTGAAATTCCCGACGCCGGTCGCCGAGATGCGGGCGGTCGACGCCCGCCCCACTCGCGGGGACTTCGGGCTGCCGGACGCGAGGATCATCAGGCCGGGCGACCCCTACGCGAGCACGCTCTACTTCCGCATGGCGAAGTTCGGCCGCGACCGCATGCCCCACGTCGGCTCCGAGCTGCCCGACGAGGCGGGCCTGGACCTCATCGCCCGCTGGATCGCCGGGATCGGAGGGGGCGGGCCGAGGGCGGAGGTCGACGCGGCGGGCCGGTCGCCGACCGACCCGAGGTCCGCGCAGGTCCTGGCGCGCAAGCTGGGCCGCGGCGAGCTCGATGCCGCCGGGCGGGGGGAGCTGCTGGCCTCGGCCGCGAAGCTCCCGCACGGCCCGATCCGGGACCTTTTCGAGGGCTACCTGCCGTCCGATGGCCGGAAGCGGCTCGGCCCGAATCCCCGGCCCCGGGCCATCCTGGACGTCGCGGGAGATCCCGGCCGCGGCGAGGCGCTCTTCTGGTCGCAGGCGGTCCGCTGCGGCACCTGCCACCGCGTCGGCACCCGCGGCACGGCGGTCGGCCCGGACCTCTCGGCCATCGGCAAGGCCCGCCCCCGAGAGGACCTGCTGCAGAGCCTCCTGGAGCCGTCTCGCCGGATCGAGCCCCAGTACGCCGCGTATGCCGTCGCCACCCACGACGGGCGTTCCCTCGCCGGCCTCCTGGTCAGGCGCGACGAGGCCGGCGTCGTCCTGCGCGACCCCCAGGGCAAGGACGTCGCCATCGCCGCCGCCGACATCGACGAGATGCGCCCCTCGCGGTCCTCGCTGATGCCCGACGGCCAGCTCGCCGACCTGACCGCCCAGGAGGCGGCCGACCTGCTCGCGTACCTCGCGTCCCTCAGGTGA